The Sporomusa termitida genome has a window encoding:
- a CDS encoding 2-hydroxyacyl-CoA dehydratase subunit D has translation MEIEDIQSQRDYVDYCKKVHSYSPAINKILDLSEAYVPDAEKAYQEGRKKAVWSNAYGWEVPVIYACDTIPVAFSEMGRLSDREVMLIAEDYYQFPVETCSMVKCTVGQWHLRRNTSTINRILGNSSACEPYNLAWEIMKREGYDVYNNDVVYRGPTVEGKRLEELIRFFVEQIHDVAEWLTGNRQIDEDKLRVEIRRKNRLLTKLRTVLDLRRKHPFYVRSLATILMLNIGLNNYFGKPEEYEAAIDLLIAELENKPVNAADLKKVIPLVWAGGTGQEFGIYEAIDQAGGALLGLRSVPFKLYREDVPPVESLARWVYDNAGAGAGVYARNVLEHEVDKLKARGIILYGYIGCSFASVDREMWRKYFHEKGIPSINLEGSFQTGAPSGQVLTRVKAFVEMLA, from the coding sequence GTGGAAATAGAGGATATTCAAAGTCAGCGTGATTATGTTGATTATTGCAAAAAAGTTCACAGTTATTCCCCGGCAATCAACAAAATACTGGATCTTTCCGAAGCTTATGTGCCGGATGCCGAGAAAGCGTATCAAGAAGGCCGGAAGAAAGCGGTCTGGAGTAATGCCTATGGCTGGGAAGTGCCGGTTATTTATGCGTGTGACACCATCCCGGTGGCTTTTAGTGAGATGGGGCGTTTAAGCGACCGGGAGGTAATGTTGATTGCCGAAGATTATTATCAGTTTCCGGTAGAGACCTGCTCGATGGTTAAATGTACGGTGGGGCAGTGGCATTTGCGTCGCAACACCAGTACCATCAACCGCATTCTTGGCAACAGCTCGGCCTGCGAGCCCTATAATCTGGCCTGGGAGATTATGAAGCGGGAAGGGTATGATGTGTATAATAATGATGTGGTATACCGCGGCCCTACCGTGGAAGGCAAGCGGCTGGAAGAGCTTATCCGTTTTTTTGTGGAGCAGATTCATGATGTGGCCGAGTGGCTTACCGGCAACCGGCAGATTGATGAAGATAAGCTGCGCGTTGAAATCAGGCGCAAAAACCGGCTGCTGACCAAACTGCGGACTGTGCTGGACTTAAGGCGTAAGCATCCTTTTTATGTACGCAGTTTAGCCACAATCCTGATGCTGAATATTGGTTTGAACAATTATTTCGGCAAACCGGAGGAATATGAGGCCGCTATTGATTTATTGATTGCCGAACTGGAGAATAAGCCGGTTAATGCGGCGGACCTGAAGAAGGTTATTCCCCTGGTCTGGGCCGGCGGCACCGGTCAGGAATTCGGGATCTATGAAGCGATCGACCAGGCCGGCGGGGCCCTGCTGGGCTTGCGCAGCGTGCCGTTCAAGCTGTACCGGGAGGATGTGCCGCCGGTTGAATCCTTAGCCAGGTGGGTATATGACAATGCCGGCGCCGGGGCCGGCGTGTATGCCCGTAATGTGCTGGAGCACGAAGTCGATAAGCTAAAGGCCCGGGGGATTATTCTCTATGGGTACATCGGCTGCTCCTTCGCCAGTGTTGACCGGGAGATGTGGCGCAAGTATTTCCATGAAAAGGGGATACCCAGTATTAATCTGGAAGGGTCATTTCAGACCGGAGCGCCGAGCGGCCAGGTATTGACGCGGGTTAAAGCCTTTGTGGAAATGCTGGCATAA